In Phreatobacter cathodiphilus, the genomic window GCACACGGGGGCTTGACGCACCTTCCGAACAGGAAGGACCTCCGATCCTCGGAGGCGAGAGACACAATGGGCCGTTACCGTTAATTTTCCGTCCAGTTGCCGTAAAATATTGTTTTAATGTCGCACTAAAATGCGGGGCGTCCGGCCAGCCTGCCGTAACGGCGCCCCAAAGAAAAAAGGGCGGCCCGGAGGCCGCCCTTTCGAGGTGGAAAGGCTGAGGGATCAGCGGAGGAACTGGAGGACCTGCTGGTCGCCCTGAGAGGCGAAGGACAGGGCCGAGGTGGCGAGCTGCGCGCGGGTGTTGAGCGCGAGCAGGTTGGCACCTTCCTCGTTCTGGTCGGCGAGGGTGAGGTTGTCCGCACCGCCGCGCAGCGTGTTCATCATCGACTTGGTGAAGTCCTGGCGGTTCTGCACCATGGAGAGGTTCGAACCGAAGGCCGAGGACTGCGACCGCAGCGAGCCGAGCGCCGTCGACAGGTCCGTCAGCACCGCGTCGAGGCTGGTGTCGGAGTCGGCCACCGAAGTCGCCTGGGCGTCGATGCCGAGGTTGGTCGCGTTGATCGCCTCGCCGTCCTTCGACTGGATGTTCAGCGAGGACGAACCCGTCTCGTTGAACGTGATCGACAGGGCGTCGCCGCGCAGCAGGTTGATGCCGTTGAAGGAGGCGTCTTCCGCCGTGCGGTCGAGCTGCTGGCGCAGGTCGTTGAACTGCTCGATGAGGTCGGCGCGGACCGTGTTGCCGCCGATCGTGCCGCCGGTGCCGGTGGTGGCGACGGCCGTGTCGGTGACGGTGAGGTCCGAGGTCGACAGGTTCTCGATGCGCAGCTTGCCGTTGTCGTTCGAGGCGCGAACCTTGGACGTCAGCGACGAGTTGCCGTTGATCGAGGCGACCACGTCGTCGACCGTGGCGTTGGCCGAGACGGCGACCGTGACCGCGGTGGTGCCGACGGCGCCGCCCGTGAACACGATGTCGCCGGTGCCGGACGTCGCGGTGAAGGCGTAGCTCTCGCCCTGCCAGGACTTGTCCTGACGGGCCTGGCGGATGGCCGACTGCAGCGACTCGACCGTCTTGGTGATCGACTTCAGACCGTTGTCGGCGGCTTCCAGGGTCTTGATGCCGTTGGACATGGAGTCCAAGAGCGCGCCGAGGTCGTTCGAACGGGAGTTCAGCGAAGCGGCAGTGAAGAAGTTGGTCGGGTTGTCGAGGGCCGAGTTGACCTTCTTGCCCGAGGCGAGGCGCCCCTGGATCGTCTCACGCTGCGACGCGATGTTCTGGAGCGAGAGGAGGTTCGAGCGGACGCCGCGCGAGATGGTGATGTCAGACATTGTAGTACCCTTTCCTAGGGACCCCTGCTTCTGAGGGGTGGACGATGACGCCTCCGCATTCTGGGAGGTCCTTCAATTCTCGAAGGCCCGGGAACTGTCGTCCTGCGCCCATTAAAAAAGACTTTTTTCTTTCGCTACATGAAATGATCTGGAATTAATGGTAAATGACACAGCAACTATACTGCGTTTACCGATTATTAACCTTGACAAATTACTTAAATCTCCACCGAAGACACTTCAGGT contains:
- a CDS encoding flagellin — protein: MSDITISRGVRSNLLSLQNIASQRETIQGRLASGKKVNSALDNPTNFFTAASLNSRSNDLGALLDSMSNGIKTLEAADNGLKSITKTVESLQSAIRQARQDKSWQGESYAFTATSGTGDIVFTGGAVGTTAVTVAVSANATVDDVVASINGNSSLTSKVRASNDNGKLRIENLSTSDLTVTDTAVATTGTGGTIGGNTVRADLIEQFNDLRQQLDRTAEDASFNGINLLRGDALSITFNETGSSSLNIQSKDGEAINATNLGIDAQATSVADSDTSLDAVLTDLSTALGSLRSQSSAFGSNLSMVQNRQDFTKSMMNTLRGGADNLTLADQNEEGANLLALNTRAQLATSALSFASQGDQQVLQFLR